The Pseudoalteromonas aliena SW19 genome includes a region encoding these proteins:
- a CDS encoding DUF748 domain-containing protein — protein sequence MSLSSKLLFSKWFNALVVVLLVSLIIRIAAPHAIQYYVNYQLKHTQGITGHVGDVDLFLYKGAYAIDDIEIYAVDSVSAPKPLLGVETLNFSLAWSALLKGNVVTNMVFTRPEIVIYDKDPNTVEQNQQVKDETTWVGLANNLVLFSIDSLMVKQGNVTLVNVTNNTEQPTFVSNINARIKNITNAQNLENPLVTSLNIEGKLMGEAMLKLSGKLNPFSKQANFDLNAEVQRFSVKNLDTVFKVYTPFDIEAGGIDGAMELVAKDNNLTGYVKAGVQNLRVFSWREDIEKDDDEIFTVIFEGSVDLLSSILENDESKLVAARIPIEGQLNNTDVSTFQAVVSVLKNAFFDAFNMKIDDVISFENTKKQQAEK from the coding sequence ATGAGTTTATCTTCTAAACTTTTATTCAGTAAATGGTTTAATGCTTTGGTTGTTGTTTTATTGGTGTCCCTTATTATCAGGATCGCTGCACCTCATGCGATTCAGTATTATGTAAATTATCAACTTAAACACACACAAGGTATTACTGGACATGTAGGCGATGTTGATTTGTTTTTATACAAAGGGGCCTATGCCATTGATGATATAGAAATTTATGCTGTCGATTCCGTTTCTGCCCCTAAACCATTACTTGGTGTAGAAACACTTAATTTTTCACTTGCATGGTCAGCACTTCTTAAAGGCAATGTAGTGACTAACATGGTGTTTACCCGCCCAGAAATTGTTATTTATGATAAAGATCCCAATACAGTAGAGCAAAATCAACAAGTAAAAGATGAAACAACATGGGTTGGACTTGCAAACAATTTAGTTTTGTTTTCTATTGATAGTTTGATGGTTAAACAAGGAAACGTAACGTTAGTTAATGTGACTAACAATACGGAGCAACCCACTTTTGTATCAAATATTAATGCTCGCATTAAAAATATCACAAATGCACAAAATTTAGAAAATCCTCTTGTAACATCGTTAAACATTGAAGGAAAACTAATGGGAGAGGCGATGTTAAAGCTCAGTGGCAAGCTTAATCCTTTTAGCAAACAGGCTAATTTTGATTTAAATGCTGAAGTGCAACGCTTTTCAGTTAAAAACCTCGACACTGTGTTTAAAGTATACACACCATTTGATATTGAAGCTGGTGGAATAGATGGCGCTATGGAACTTGTGGCTAAAGATAATAATTTAACGGGTTATGTAAAAGCAGGTGTTCAAAACTTACGAGTCTTCTCTTGGCGTGAAGATATTGAAAAAGATGATGATGAGATATTCACGGTCATATTTGAGGGAAGTGTTGATTTACTCAGCAGCATACTTGAAAACGATGAATCAAAGCTCGTTGCAGCACGTATTCCTATTGAAGGGCAATTAAATAATACTGATGTTTCGACTTTTCAAGCTGTTGTATCGGTTTTAAAAAATGCCTTTTTTGATGCATTTAATATGAAAATAGATGACGTTATATCATTTGAAAATACAAAAAAGCAGCAAGCTGAAAAATAG
- the asd gene encoding aspartate-semialdehyde dehydrogenase — protein MTQTLEQTMKKVGLVGWRGMVGSVLLERMQQENDFALIDTTFFTTSQTGQLGPNLAGDAKPLLNASDIGELAKMDIIITCQGGDYTNAVYPALRESGWDGYWIDAASALRMSDDSIIVLDPVNKDVIKQGLDQGVKTFVGGNCTVSLMLLALGGLFEQDLIEWVSPMTYQAASGAGARNMKELIAQMGAIYASVAQQLDNPSSAILEIDKIVSEKMAVNDLPHDQFGVPLAGSLIPWIDVPMPSGQSKEEWKAQVEANKILGSSKQPVPIDGLCVRIGAMRCHSQAMTIKLREDISVERIEEILASHNEWVKVIPNEREISATDLTPVKVTGTLNIPVGRIRKLAMGAKYISAFTVGDQLLWGAAEPLRRMLRIIVG, from the coding sequence ATGACTCAAACTTTGGAACAAACAATGAAAAAAGTAGGCTTGGTTGGTTGGCGGGGCATGGTTGGCTCTGTTTTATTAGAGCGAATGCAACAAGAAAATGACTTTGCACTAATCGATACTACTTTTTTTACCACCTCACAAACCGGCCAATTAGGCCCCAATTTAGCGGGTGATGCAAAACCATTGCTTAATGCAAGCGATATTGGCGAGCTTGCTAAAATGGATATTATTATTACCTGCCAAGGTGGTGACTACACCAATGCGGTATACCCTGCACTTCGCGAGTCGGGTTGGGATGGTTACTGGATTGATGCCGCTTCTGCACTGCGTATGAGCGACGACAGTATTATTGTACTCGACCCTGTAAACAAAGATGTAATTAAACAAGGCTTAGATCAAGGTGTTAAAACGTTTGTTGGGGGCAACTGCACGGTATCACTTATGCTACTTGCTTTAGGCGGGTTATTTGAGCAAGACCTAATTGAATGGGTAAGCCCAATGACTTATCAAGCGGCCTCTGGCGCCGGTGCACGTAATATGAAAGAGCTTATTGCACAAATGGGCGCTATTTATGCAAGTGTTGCACAGCAGCTCGACAATCCAAGCTCCGCTATTTTAGAAATTGATAAAATAGTGAGTGAAAAAATGGCAGTAAACGATTTACCGCACGATCAGTTTGGTGTTCCTTTAGCTGGGAGCTTAATTCCTTGGATTGATGTGCCTATGCCAAGCGGCCAATCTAAAGAAGAATGGAAGGCGCAAGTTGAAGCAAATAAAATATTGGGCTCATCTAAACAGCCGGTGCCAATTGATGGCTTGTGTGTACGTATTGGTGCTATGCGTTGCCACAGTCAAGCGATGACCATTAAACTACGTGAAGACATTAGCGTTGAAAGAATTGAAGAAATATTAGCGTCTCATAATGAATGGGTAAAAGTTATCCCTAACGAACGTGAAATTAGCGCCACAGATTTAACCCCAGTGAAAGTAACAGGCACTTTGAACATTCCTGTTGGCCGTATTCGTAAATTAGCAATGGGAGCAAAATATATTAGCGCATTTACAGTCGGCGATCAGCTTTTATGGGGAGCAGCAGAGCCACTTCGTCGTATGCTGCGCATTATCGTTGGTTAG
- a CDS encoding GGDEF domain-containing response regulator, which yields MEKFDLSDSVNLLIVDDNSIDRELIRRMVSRSSMQANIFEASSLEDSMSCLEKKEFDCIIVDYRLGISSGLTLLSNIRKSVNHHCAVIMVTGLGDENIAAEAMRLGASDYLLKDKLKSTQLLHSISSSIQRATLEKNLHNMAHYDSLTGLASRPTLLEQLSNAIASGQTLAVAYLDLDNFKPINDKYGHEIGDFVLTTIANRLKLIARKEDTLARIGGDEFVLLLKGSLHTNQEYEDLLQNVLIEINDPILLKEYACSVQASASIGVALTNDAGLSCDDILRRADQTMYQAKTLGTNKVLFYDPEEESRRHAKHTLLMAAEKGIARNEFILHYQPKVDMTDQRLIGVEALIRWNHPTLGLLYPADFSDALEHPCIGILMGEWVLCEALKQHEIWQNTQLAMSVNISPAHLLSEGFVENLNDLLLSTHSMGSKTLELEILESTTIGNIDQAVDVLEGCRNLGVNIALDDFGTGYASLSYLKKLPLDTLKIDKSFIKKLLSDGEDRSIVTCIVALSQAFGYNLIAEGVESLEHEQVLIDMGCRLGQGYYIAKPMSADSMTAWIQNMVKKPIH from the coding sequence ATGGAAAAATTTGATCTGTCCGATAGCGTTAACCTTCTCATTGTTGATGACAATAGTATTGATAGGGAGCTAATACGTCGTATGGTCTCTCGTTCTAGTATGCAAGCTAACATTTTTGAAGCCTCTTCGTTAGAAGATTCTATGTCTTGTCTAGAAAAAAAAGAGTTTGATTGTATTATTGTTGATTATCGGTTGGGGATCAGTTCAGGGCTTACCTTACTCAGTAACATTAGAAAGTCTGTGAATCATCATTGTGCCGTTATAATGGTCACGGGCCTAGGCGATGAAAATATTGCAGCTGAAGCTATGCGACTTGGTGCAAGTGACTATTTATTAAAAGATAAATTAAAGAGTACTCAACTTTTGCATTCTATATCTAGCTCAATTCAACGAGCCACGTTAGAGAAAAACCTCCATAATATGGCACATTATGACAGTTTAACGGGGTTAGCCAGTCGGCCAACCTTACTCGAACAGCTTAGCAATGCGATCGCTTCTGGGCAGACACTCGCTGTTGCCTATCTAGATTTAGATAATTTCAAACCCATTAACGATAAATACGGGCATGAAATAGGAGATTTTGTTTTAACAACCATCGCCAACCGACTAAAGCTTATTGCTCGTAAAGAAGACACCCTTGCACGTATTGGAGGTGATGAATTTGTCCTGCTATTAAAAGGATCCTTACACACAAATCAAGAATATGAAGATCTTCTGCAAAATGTTCTTATTGAGATCAATGACCCTATTCTATTAAAGGAATACGCTTGCTCAGTACAAGCGTCAGCAAGTATTGGAGTGGCTCTTACCAATGATGCTGGTTTAAGCTGTGATGATATTCTACGCAGAGCAGACCAAACCATGTATCAAGCTAAGACCTTAGGTACGAATAAAGTTCTATTTTATGATCCTGAAGAAGAAAGCCGAAGACATGCTAAACATACTCTACTAATGGCCGCCGAAAAAGGGATTGCCCGTAACGAATTTATTTTACATTATCAACCAAAGGTAGACATGACAGACCAGCGTTTAATAGGCGTTGAAGCATTAATACGCTGGAATCATCCAACTTTAGGTTTGCTATATCCAGCTGACTTTTCTGATGCACTAGAGCATCCCTGTATTGGGATTTTAATGGGTGAGTGGGTGCTATGCGAAGCCTTAAAACAACATGAAATTTGGCAAAATACACAGCTAGCCATGAGTGTTAATATCTCTCCAGCACATTTACTCAGTGAGGGTTTTGTCGAAAATTTAAACGACCTATTATTAAGTACACATAGCATGGGATCTAAGACACTAGAATTAGAAATTCTAGAAAGCACAACAATTGGAAACATTGACCAAGCTGTAGATGTGCTTGAAGGTTGTCGTAATTTAGGGGTTAATATTGCCTTAGATGATTTTGGTACAGGCTATGCCTCTTTAAGCTATTTAAAAAAATTACCATTAGACACTTTAAAAATAGATAAAAGTTTTATCAAAAAACTCCTATCAGACGGTGAAGATAGATCCATCGTCACCTGTATTGTGGCGCTCAGTCAAGCGTTTGGCTATAACCTGATTGCAGAAGGAGTAGAATCTTTAGAGCATGAACAGGTCTTAATTGATATGGGGTGCCGTCTCGGGCAAGGGTATTATATTGCCAAACCCATGTCTGCTGATAGTATGACCGCATGGATCCAAAATATGGTAAAAAAGCCTATCCATTAA
- a CDS encoding ion transporter, which produces MMSQLQTSFQRIDKSKIFQSFVIAVIIVSALTVGAHTYSLHPTVELALYWMDIGITAFFLIELVIRFIASKGIKNFFSKGWNIFDTIIVLGSLYPAAGSTMLIARLLRIFRVLRLVSMIPELRLLVNSLLKAIPQMGYIALLMFVIFYIYAAMGSMMFADINPVLWQDVSISMLTLFRIATFEDWTDIMYETMAVYELSWVYYLTFIFLTAFVFLNMMVGAILEVMGEEHRNAREELADNDSLPATQGQVNELKTQIAELKVLLEKRPRSV; this is translated from the coding sequence ATGATGTCGCAGTTACAAACGTCGTTTCAGCGTATAGACAAAAGCAAGATATTTCAATCATTTGTTATAGCTGTCATTATTGTTTCTGCCCTTACTGTAGGTGCACATACTTATTCACTCCATCCAACCGTAGAGCTTGCCTTATATTGGATGGACATTGGCATTACCGCCTTTTTTTTAATTGAGTTAGTAATTCGCTTTATTGCAAGTAAAGGTATAAAAAACTTTTTTTCTAAAGGATGGAATATATTTGATACCATTATAGTACTTGGCAGTTTATACCCTGCTGCAGGCTCTACTATGTTAATTGCGCGATTATTACGAATATTTAGAGTGTTACGGTTAGTCTCTATGATCCCAGAGTTACGCTTATTAGTAAACTCACTACTCAAAGCAATTCCACAAATGGGCTATATAGCGCTGCTCATGTTTGTTATTTTTTATATTTACGCCGCAATGGGCAGCATGATGTTTGCTGATATTAACCCTGTCCTTTGGCAAGACGTATCCATTTCAATGTTAACTTTGTTTAGAATCGCCACATTTGAAGACTGGACCGACATAATGTACGAAACAATGGCGGTATACGAGCTAAGTTGGGTTTATTACCTAACGTTTATATTTTTAACCGCTTTTGTCTTTTTAAACATGATGGTAGGTGCCATTTTAGAAGTTATGGGTGAAGAGCATCGTAATGCACGAGAAGAACTTGCTGATAATGACTCGCTGCCCGCAACACAAGGGCAAGTAAACGAATTAAAAACGCAAATTGCGGAGTTAAAAGTATTATTAGAGAAAAGGCCTAGATCTGTATAA
- a CDS encoding PAS domain-containing sensor histidine kinase, with protein sequence MNETKVNTGVDPLNTDFKIDNAFLAQLVDCLPMGAMIVNAKAQILFANDQLSEILGYTDSELIGMNIDSLLPSQFKSNHTHLMSQFFAKPRKRLMGAGRELFASQKNGAQIPIEIGLNPIRGKQELVLATLVDISQRLRANNMFQRSIQAVPHGVLIIDKNGIIQSVNKSICSSFGYSEEELLDKKMEMLLPKRYQGHHAGLRHSFHQAPSIRSMGVGRDLTALNKDGKEFPVEIGLSPFENTNNEDMVFVSLLDISDRKRMEVELKENNTSLKEFTYVASHDLRSPLRGISNLVEWIKEDLGTTTDEVQHNLTRIDERILKMETLIDNLLDYAKAGKATLDTQKIDINKLVNNVEELLEFPVGIKLKKDIQLDSIVSAWTPLETVIRNLVSNAIGHHDREEGIILIRSVAENTLCHLTVSDDGPGIPEAAYERIFSLFQTTTSGERQGAGIGLSISRRLTEAHGGKLNVTSNQPQRGVTFHVWWPRFARKEIND encoded by the coding sequence ATGAACGAAACTAAAGTTAACACGGGTGTTGATCCCTTAAATACTGATTTTAAAATAGACAATGCGTTTTTGGCGCAATTGGTTGATTGCTTGCCTATGGGTGCAATGATAGTGAATGCTAAGGCTCAAATTCTTTTTGCAAATGATCAACTGTCTGAAATACTTGGCTACACTGACTCAGAGCTTATAGGAATGAACATAGACAGTTTACTTCCTTCACAATTTAAATCCAATCATACACATTTAATGAGCCAGTTTTTTGCAAAGCCTAGAAAACGTTTAATGGGTGCAGGTCGTGAATTGTTTGCCAGTCAAAAAAATGGCGCTCAAATTCCGATTGAAATAGGCTTAAACCCCATACGCGGAAAACAAGAATTAGTATTAGCAACGCTGGTAGATATTTCACAAAGGCTTCGCGCTAATAATATGTTTCAACGCTCTATTCAGGCTGTACCACATGGGGTTTTAATAATAGATAAAAATGGCATTATTCAATCAGTGAATAAATCGATTTGCTCCTCTTTTGGTTACAGTGAAGAAGAGTTATTAGATAAAAAAATGGAAATGCTATTACCAAAACGCTATCAAGGACATCATGCAGGGCTGCGTCATTCATTTCATCAAGCGCCCAGCATAAGAAGTATGGGAGTTGGAAGAGACTTAACCGCGCTAAATAAAGACGGCAAAGAGTTTCCTGTAGAAATAGGTTTAAGCCCTTTTGAGAACACGAATAATGAAGACATGGTATTTGTCTCGCTATTGGACATTAGCGATCGAAAGAGAATGGAAGTAGAGCTAAAGGAAAACAATACTAGCCTAAAGGAATTTACTTATGTGGCTTCCCATGACTTACGTTCTCCATTGAGAGGAATTTCTAATTTAGTTGAATGGATTAAAGAAGATCTGGGGACAACGACAGATGAGGTACAGCACAATTTAACGCGTATTGATGAACGTATTTTAAAAATGGAAACGTTAATCGATAACTTATTAGACTATGCAAAAGCAGGTAAGGCCACACTGGATACACAAAAAATCGATATCAATAAGTTGGTCAATAATGTAGAGGAGTTATTAGAATTTCCTGTGGGTATAAAGCTTAAAAAAGACATTCAACTCGACAGTATTGTGTCTGCATGGACACCACTTGAAACTGTTATTCGCAATTTGGTGAGTAATGCCATCGGACACCATGACCGTGAAGAAGGAATTATTTTAATTCGATCTGTTGCAGAGAATACTCTCTGCCATTTAACCGTTTCTGATGATGGACCGGGAATACCAGAAGCAGCTTATGAACGTATTTTTAGCTTATTTCAAACGACAACTTCAGGCGAAAGACAAGGGGCAGGTATTGGCTTATCCATAAGCCGACGGCTTACAGAAGCGCACGGAGGAAAGCTTAATGTTACGTCGAATCAACCACAAAGAGGAGTAACATTCCATGTTTGGTGGCCTCGTTTTGCAAGGAAAGAAATCAATGATTAA
- a CDS encoding response regulator, which translates to MIKNLTILLVEDDDVAAESVMRSLRKVEPAIKVNWKQNGQLALDALREQDQSGRIAEPYLVLLDLNMPVMNGFEFLEQIRLDIKLHDTVVFILSTSNEDSDRTRAYHNNVAGYMVKSSIGPQFAKLAKLMDAYMNAIELT; encoded by the coding sequence ATGATTAAGAATCTGACAATATTACTCGTAGAAGACGATGATGTGGCTGCAGAATCAGTTATGCGCAGCTTAAGAAAAGTGGAGCCTGCAATTAAAGTCAACTGGAAACAAAATGGGCAGTTGGCCCTTGATGCATTACGAGAACAGGATCAATCAGGAAGGATAGCTGAACCATATTTGGTATTACTAGATTTAAATATGCCAGTGATGAACGGGTTCGAATTTTTAGAGCAGATTCGCCTTGATATAAAGCTGCACGATACTGTGGTATTTATTCTTAGTACGTCAAACGAAGACAGTGACCGAACCCGAGCGTACCACAACAATGTGGCAGGCTACATGGTAAAAAGTTCTATAGGCCCTCAGTTTGCTAAGTTAGCAAAGCTTATGGATGCATATATGAATGCGATTGAGCTCACATAG
- a CDS encoding YwbE family protein — translation MAVPTRSQISPGITVNIVLKEDQRSGTLTEGVVERLLTKSPNHPHGIKVRLEDGQVGRVKEIL, via the coding sequence ATGGCCGTTCCTACGCGTTCGCAAATTTCACCAGGCATAACAGTAAATATTGTATTAAAAGAAGATCAACGCAGCGGTACATTAACCGAAGGTGTTGTTGAGCGCCTTTTAACAAAATCACCAAATCACCCACACGGCATTAAAGTACGTTTAGAAGATGGTCAAGTTGGCCGAGTAAAAGAGATTTTATAA
- a CDS encoding GGDEF domain-containing protein yields MSWFTLGKKQYALLWTGAFTLSVCQWATILGRSLFSSDITVWMLASSFSVGSVLLGTWGHCIRVNSSIRIRYLIFLAIITLAAVYYFKAVNVHVGLFMSLYIYYDVILLVLNAAIILKHKQKSLPAEIGASITYILCGIFLFFAATVALMQGSQVNREYIELYNLINFLTVPTANVGMAVFIIFIMASDLADEMENLAMTDVLTGCLNRRGFYQKSQAKLAEKCTEQYMSLIYWDIDNFKKINDDYGHANGDSVLIEAVKRVTSHINTNDLFGRIGGEEFVILATSNSEEKAKAIPEQLRLALANEPFDLNEQSINVTASFGAINIQCHNMTVESAINQADKALYNAKHKGKNVVVYA; encoded by the coding sequence ATGTCTTGGTTCACTTTAGGTAAAAAGCAATATGCATTACTTTGGACTGGTGCTTTTACTCTATCAGTATGTCAATGGGCAACTATTTTAGGCAGATCACTGTTCTCCTCAGATATAACAGTATGGATGCTGGCAAGTAGTTTTTCAGTTGGCTCAGTGCTACTTGGCACGTGGGGACATTGCATAAGAGTAAATTCAAGCATACGTATCCGATATTTAATTTTTCTTGCCATAATCACACTTGCAGCCGTTTATTACTTTAAAGCTGTAAATGTACATGTGGGCCTGTTTATGTCCTTGTATATTTATTACGATGTTATTTTATTGGTGCTCAACGCTGCGATCATTCTAAAGCATAAGCAAAAATCACTCCCTGCAGAAATAGGTGCCTCTATTACTTATATTTTATGCGGAATATTTTTATTTTTTGCCGCCACGGTAGCGCTTATGCAAGGCAGTCAAGTTAATCGCGAATACATTGAGTTATACAACCTTATTAATTTTCTTACCGTCCCTACAGCAAATGTTGGTATGGCTGTATTTATCATATTTATTATGGCTTCTGATCTGGCCGATGAAATGGAAAATTTAGCAATGACAGATGTACTAACAGGTTGTTTAAACCGTCGAGGATTTTATCAAAAAAGCCAAGCCAAATTAGCTGAAAAGTGCACTGAGCAATACATGAGTTTAATTTATTGGGACATAGATAACTTTAAAAAGATAAATGATGATTACGGCCACGCTAACGGCGACTCAGTGCTCATTGAAGCGGTAAAAAGAGTCACTAGTCATATAAATACGAATGACTTATTTGGTCGAATTGGTGGTGAGGAATTTGTTATACTCGCAACCAGTAACAGTGAAGAAAAAGCTAAAGCAATACCAGAACAGCTAAGACTTGCGTTAGCAAATGAGCCTTTTGATCTTAACGAGCAATCTATTAATGTCACAGCAAGTTTTGGAGCAATCAACATACAATGTCACAACATGACTGTTGAAAGTGCAATAAATCAAGCCGATAAAGCCTTATATAACGCTAAACATAAAGGCAAAAATGTCGTCGTTTATGCATAG
- a CDS encoding DUF4240 domain-containing protein, whose amino-acid sequence MAALTEQAFWELVTTPDLGLDPQSVSDNLKTKLNDLSDQHLIDFDKHFGIHMRKCFTWDLFGAAFVMAGCNDDYGFSEFRCWLISRGKTVFENALVDPDSIAQCTPVYYLNEQPYPYIDEYDLIAGLLFEDRNEDELPFIPSGSDEPNGKRFKDKPKFLKQSYPLLFAKYWQ is encoded by the coding sequence ATGGCAGCGTTAACAGAGCAGGCTTTTTGGGAATTAGTAACAACACCTGATTTAGGACTCGACCCACAAAGTGTGAGCGATAACCTAAAAACTAAACTTAATGATTTAAGCGATCAACACCTTATTGATTTTGATAAGCACTTTGGCATACATATGCGTAAATGTTTTACCTGGGATTTGTTTGGTGCCGCTTTTGTAATGGCTGGATGTAATGACGACTACGGTTTTAGTGAGTTTAGATGTTGGTTAATTTCTCGAGGTAAAACTGTTTTTGAAAATGCGCTAGTGGATCCCGACTCGATTGCACAGTGTACGCCTGTTTACTATTTAAACGAGCAACCTTATCCATACATCGATGAATATGACTTAATTGCTGGTTTATTATTTGAAGATCGCAATGAAGATGAATTACCGTTTATTCCATCAGGCAGCGATGAACCCAACGGTAAACGTTTTAAAGACAAACCTAAGTTTTTAAAGCAAAGCTACCCTTTATTATTTGCAAAGTACTGGCAGTAG